In Xenorhabdus poinarii G6, the following are encoded in one genomic region:
- a CDS encoding YfcZ/YiiS family protein, whose amino-acid sequence MSDAINRCRAEETAACCCVDVGTIIDNEDCSASYQCVFASGQDAELMLNALIKKAKEVESEPCIIRHSMKALEGKIQLSADFTFSCQAEALIFQLSLR is encoded by the coding sequence ATGTCTGATGCGATTAACCGTTGTCGTGCCGAAGAAACGGCTGCCTGTTGTTGTGTTGACGTTGGCACAATCATTGATAATGAAGATTGTAGCGCTTCTTACCAGTGTGTTTTTGCCAGTGGACAGGATGCTGAATTAATGCTTAATGCTTTGATAAAAAAGGCAAAAGAAGTGGAGTCTGAACCATGTATTATACGCCATAGCATGAAAGCACTGGAGGGGAAAATACAGTTATCTGCCGATTTTACCTTTAGTTGTCAGGCTGAAGCACTCATTTTTCAGTTGAGCTTGCGTTAA
- the fadI gene encoding acetyl-CoA C-acyltransferase FadI produces MGRSSTQVIMPKERVAIVSGLRIPFAKQATFYHGIPAVDLGKAVVSELVIRSGLSPEKIDQLVFGQVVQMPEAPNIAREIVLGAGLSVNTDAYSVSRACATSFQAIANVAESIMAGTINVGIAGGADSSSVLPIGVTKSLARTLVDLNKAKNFSQRLKLFSRLKLRDLLPVSPAVAEYSTGLRMGDTAEQMAKTYHISREDQDTLAHRSHVLAAKAWERGVFKEEVVSAYFPPYSKTLAEDNNIRKSSTLASYAKLRPAFDRKHGSVTAANSTPLTDGAAAVMLMCESVAKELGMIPLGYLRSYAFSAIDVWQDMLLGPSYATPLALDRAGITLNELTLIDMHEAFAAQTLTNLNMFASEKFAREKLGRTQAIGEVDMDKFNVLGGSIAYGHPFAATGARMVTQTLNELRRRGGGLGLTTACAAGGLGAAMVLEVE; encoded by the coding sequence ATGGGTCGTTCTTCAACACAAGTCATCATGCCAAAGGAACGTGTCGCTATTGTCAGCGGATTGCGCATTCCTTTTGCGAAACAGGCAACTTTCTACCACGGTATTCCGGCTGTTGACTTGGGAAAAGCTGTCGTAAGTGAACTGGTTATTAGGAGCGGTTTGTCGCCAGAGAAGATCGACCAATTAGTGTTTGGGCAAGTGGTACAAATGCCAGAAGCGCCGAATATTGCCAGAGAAATTGTTTTAGGGGCTGGCTTAAGTGTCAATACGGATGCCTACAGTGTTTCTCGTGCCTGTGCGACCAGCTTTCAGGCCATTGCAAACGTGGCTGAAAGTATTATGGCGGGAACGATTAATGTGGGGATCGCGGGCGGAGCTGATTCCTCATCCGTTTTGCCTATCGGCGTGACCAAATCTTTAGCCCGCACGTTAGTTGATCTGAACAAAGCCAAAAATTTCTCCCAAAGATTAAAATTATTCAGCCGATTGAAATTGCGGGATTTACTGCCTGTCTCCCCGGCCGTTGCCGAGTATTCTACCGGATTGAGGATGGGGGATACCGCAGAACAGATGGCAAAAACCTATCATATCAGTCGTGAGGATCAGGATACGTTGGCACATCGCTCCCATGTCTTGGCGGCTAAAGCCTGGGAACGGGGTGTGTTCAAAGAAGAAGTGGTATCGGCCTATTTTCCGCCATACAGCAAAACGTTGGCAGAAGATAACAACATTAGAAAAAGTTCCACTCTGGCTTCTTATGCTAAGTTGCGTCCGGCCTTCGATCGTAAACATGGCTCAGTCACGGCGGCAAACAGTACCCCCCTGACGGATGGCGCGGCTGCCGTGATGCTAATGTGTGAATCGGTTGCGAAAGAACTGGGTATGATCCCTCTGGGGTATTTACGGAGTTACGCGTTTTCTGCAATTGATGTTTGGCAGGATATGTTACTGGGCCCCTCCTATGCAACGCCACTGGCTCTGGATCGTGCTGGTATCACACTGAATGAACTGACGCTTATCGACATGCATGAAGCGTTTGCCGCGCAAACATTGACGAATTTAAACATGTTTGCCAGTGAAAAGTTTGCCCGTGAAAAATTAGGGCGTACTCAGGCAATAGGTGAAGTGGATATGGATAAATTCAATGTATTAGGGGGATCAATTGCCTATGGACACCCATTCGCGGCAACTGGCGCCAGAATGGTGACTCAGACATTGAACGAGTTGCGTCGCCGCGGTGGTGGGTTGGGGTTAACGACAGCTTGTGCTGCGGGTGGTTTGGGGGCGGCAATGGTATTGGAGGTAGAATAA